In Fibrobacter sp. UWB15, a genomic segment contains:
- a CDS encoding Spy/CpxP family protein refolding chaperone, producing the protein MNGNKLFIASIIVLALALGFFAGRFCNFNCCSSSTTCCQKGGPCACSQGLPCACEKNGQPCHCPNCAKHENGEHKHMGEKHHGPKFKGGMNPAAMDSLLQVTPEQKAAIEASRAKGDSIFRELRKQKHEAEKALGEALESKDSAGIDAAKARVLDVDKSLLEHRINGMQALAGILTAEQLEKFNAFHKEQMKNFRERMKNGPHRGPHGGHEHGNPPPPPPAN; encoded by the coding sequence ATGAACGGAAACAAGCTCTTTATTGCAAGTATTATAGTGCTTGCTCTCGCCCTCGGCTTTTTCGCCGGAAGGTTCTGCAATTTCAATTGTTGCTCTAGTAGCACAACCTGTTGTCAAAAGGGCGGTCCTTGCGCATGCTCGCAAGGTTTGCCTTGCGCCTGCGAAAAGAACGGACAGCCCTGCCATTGCCCGAACTGTGCAAAGCACGAAAACGGCGAACACAAGCACATGGGTGAAAAGCACCACGGTCCCAAATTCAAGGGAGGCATGAACCCTGCTGCCATGGATTCCTTGCTGCAGGTGACACCGGAACAGAAGGCTGCTATCGAAGCTAGCCGCGCTAAAGGTGATTCCATTTTCAGGGAACTCCGCAAGCAAAAGCATGAAGCCGAAAAGGCTTTAGGCGAAGCTCTTGAAAGCAAGGATTCTGCCGGAATCGATGCCGCCAAGGCACGCGTACTCGATGTAGACAAGTCCCTGTTGGAACACCGCATCAACGGGATGCAGGCCCTTGCCGGAATCTTGACCGCCGAACAGCTTGAAAAGTTCAACGCCTTCCACAAGGAACAGATGAAGAACTTTAGGGAGCGCATGAAGAACGGACCGCACCGCGGTCCCCATGGCGGTCATGAACACGGCAACCCGCCTCCTCCGCCTCCGGCTAACTAA
- a CDS encoding DUF1538 domain-containing protein, which produces MFKILQDKLKEAFGSVLPVTLIVLAVSCTPLVSLSFKQLVVFSICAIFLIVGIGLFNLGADLAMTPMGEHVGSGLAKSRRLQLLVSVCFVMGVLITVAEPDLSVLAEQVRAAVEPTLLIATIGVGVGCFLALSIIKIVFKKDLSTIIIFFYLVLFMLGMVMVTFGKDVFVPLAFDSGGVTTGPITVPFIMALGVGVAGAIGGKNANENSFGLIALCSVGPIIALMGLVIFSKGDLTYQLSESAYSIDASLGLNFLPVVLGVAKEVLVALGLIVVFFLLLQFTVLRLPWSRIVPMAFGIVYTFVGLVVFLTAVAVGFMPIGFELGKQLGAMPRALVVAGFVLGLVVVLAEPAVHVLNKQVEEVTGGLVTKRSMLIALSVGVGISIGLSMIRIIVGFPIIYYLIPGYFISLGLSFFVPKLYTAIAFDSGGVASGPLTSSFILPLAIGACAGLRDGGDSILNYAFGIVAMVAMTPLITIQVLGFRATVSTALRNRMMMRRIQDADDEQIIDFM; this is translated from the coding sequence ATGTTTAAGATTTTGCAGGACAAGTTGAAGGAGGCGTTTGGCTCGGTTTTGCCGGTCACGCTGATTGTGCTTGCGGTGTCTTGTACGCCGCTGGTGTCATTGTCCTTTAAACAGCTTGTTGTTTTCTCTATTTGTGCGATTTTCTTGATTGTGGGCATCGGGCTTTTTAACCTGGGCGCCGACCTTGCCATGACCCCGATGGGCGAACATGTGGGTTCGGGCCTTGCCAAATCCAGGCGCCTGCAGTTGCTTGTTTCGGTGTGCTTTGTGATGGGTGTGCTCATTACGGTTGCAGAGCCTGACTTGTCGGTGCTTGCCGAGCAGGTGCGTGCGGCGGTGGAGCCTACTCTCTTGATCGCGACAATTGGTGTTGGCGTGGGTTGTTTCCTGGCGCTTTCGATTATCAAGATCGTGTTCAAGAAAGATCTTTCGACTATCATCATCTTTTTCTACCTCGTGTTGTTCATGCTTGGCATGGTCATGGTCACCTTCGGAAAAGATGTCTTTGTTCCGCTGGCTTTTGATTCGGGTGGCGTGACCACGGGCCCGATTACGGTTCCCTTTATCATGGCACTCGGTGTGGGTGTGGCGGGAGCCATTGGCGGTAAAAATGCGAATGAAAACAGCTTCGGCCTGATTGCGCTTTGTTCGGTGGGCCCGATTATTGCGCTCATGGGGCTCGTGATTTTTTCGAAGGGAGATTTGACGTACCAGCTTTCGGAATCGGCGTATTCGATTGATGCAAGTCTCGGATTGAATTTCTTGCCGGTCGTTTTAGGCGTTGCAAAAGAAGTGCTTGTGGCGCTCGGCTTGATTGTGGTGTTCTTCCTGTTGTTGCAGTTTACGGTACTTAGGCTGCCTTGGAGCAGGATTGTCCCTATGGCTTTCGGCATTGTATATACGTTCGTGGGTCTCGTGGTGTTCTTGACTGCGGTGGCGGTCGGGTTCATGCCGATTGGTTTTGAATTGGGCAAGCAGTTGGGCGCTATGCCACGTGCGCTTGTGGTGGCGGGCTTTGTGCTTGGCCTGGTGGTGGTGCTTGCAGAACCTGCGGTGCACGTGTTGAACAAGCAGGTCGAAGAAGTCACTGGCGGCTTGGTGACCAAGCGCTCCATGCTGATTGCACTTTCGGTGGGCGTGGGCATTTCGATTGGTCTTTCGATGATCCGCATTATTGTCGGGTTCCCGATAATTTATTACCTGATTCCGGGTTACTTTATTTCGCTCGGACTTTCGTTCTTTGTGCCTAAGCTTTATACCGCGATTGCGTTTGACTCGGGTGGCGTGGCAAGCGGTCCGTTGACTTCTAGCTTTATTCTGCCCTTGGCGATTGGTGCATGCGCGGGCCTGCGTGACGGTGGCGATTCGATTTTGAATTATGCTTTCGGTATTGTCGCGATGGTCGCGATGACGCCCTTGATTACGATACAGGTGCTCGGTTTCAGGGCGACCGTTTCGACGGCGCTCCGTAACCGCATGATGATGCGTCGCATCCAGGATGCCGACGATGAACAGATTATTGACTTTATGTAG
- a CDS encoding GTP pyrophosphokinase family protein: MDEEKKDYRLPPKEALILEEYREQRIVFEKLLRVVKRTLRESIEENKIYINAIEGRVKAEDSLAGKLERKTGKYNSLADLTDILGVRVITFYSDEVDKVAALVSRLFEIDWDNSIDKRKMHEIHSFGYNSLHYICRLPKEKYFDPEFPQMNKIRFEVQMRTALQHVWSVLDHDTGYKSGFEVPKEYLRNLNRLAGMLELVDEQFCLIRSGINDYRRHVQSLVSSGSFDEVELNGDSFGNYLELRPFDSLNKRIASINQAEIHETSLSRFLAVFVSFGFTTLGDIDRMIKGNMEDAYQLAAFQLAGTDLDIINSSLGVIALCSVYVLKQGGGVLELTRFLETLNGESAGNRHRAEGLFRVAQNLPFMKK, translated from the coding sequence ATGGACGAAGAGAAGAAGGATTATCGCCTGCCGCCTAAAGAAGCGCTGATTCTGGAAGAGTACCGCGAGCAGCGAATTGTATTTGAAAAGCTGTTGAGAGTTGTCAAGCGAACCCTTCGCGAAAGTATTGAAGAAAATAAAATCTACATCAATGCAATCGAAGGCCGCGTCAAGGCAGAAGACAGCCTTGCGGGCAAACTTGAACGTAAGACGGGCAAGTACAATTCGCTTGCGGACTTGACCGATATTTTGGGAGTCCGTGTTATTACCTTCTATAGCGATGAAGTCGATAAAGTTGCCGCTCTCGTGAGTCGCCTTTTTGAAATTGACTGGGACAATAGTATCGATAAACGTAAGATGCATGAAATTCACAGTTTCGGCTACAATTCTCTGCATTATATTTGTCGCTTGCCCAAAGAAAAGTATTTTGATCCTGAGTTTCCGCAAATGAACAAGATTCGTTTTGAGGTGCAGATGCGCACGGCCTTACAGCATGTGTGGTCGGTGCTGGATCACGATACGGGTTACAAGTCGGGTTTTGAAGTCCCCAAGGAATACTTGCGCAATTTGAACCGCCTCGCGGGAATGTTGGAACTGGTCGATGAGCAGTTCTGCCTAATTCGTTCGGGTATCAATGATTACCGTCGTCATGTGCAGTCCCTGGTGAGTTCGGGCAGTTTTGACGAAGTGGAACTGAATGGCGATTCCTTTGGCAACTACTTGGAACTTCGTCCTTTCGATTCGCTGAATAAGCGTATCGCCTCTATTAACCAGGCCGAAATCCACGAGACGTCGCTTTCGCGGTTCTTGGCGGTGTTCGTGTCGTTTGGATTTACGACTCTCGGCGACATTGACAGAATGATAAAAGGAAATATGGAAGATGCATACCAGTTAGCGGCATTCCAGCTGGCGGGTACTGATCTTGATATCATCAATTCTTCTCTCGGCGTAATCGCCCTTTGCTCCGTGTATGTGCTCAAGCAAGGTGGTGGCGTGCTGGAACTGACTCGTTTCCTGGAGACCTTGAATGGGGAATCTGCGGGCAACAGGCATCGTGCTGAAGGTCTTTTCCGTGTCGCTCAGAATTTGCCGTTTATGAAGAAATAA
- a CDS encoding RNA polymerase sigma factor gives MDEKVILQHLKGGSREALSLLWQAHSANVLNLAFRMMKDRDEAEDILMDVFVQAPKAVQGFRGESALGTWLYRLTVNACLMKLRAQKRHRELEEEHLDSIIEEALGKGDLKNENFDPELLEKGLAELPAESRSMLWLKDAEDLDVKDLAEIYKMPEGTIKARLSRARHFVKNYLKERKNHA, from the coding sequence ATGGACGAAAAAGTGATACTTCAACACCTTAAAGGCGGCAGCCGCGAAGCGTTAAGCCTACTTTGGCAGGCCCACAGCGCGAACGTGCTGAATTTGGCTTTTAGGATGATGAAGGACCGCGACGAGGCCGAAGACATTCTGATGGATGTCTTTGTGCAAGCCCCCAAAGCCGTCCAAGGCTTTCGAGGCGAATCGGCCCTCGGGACATGGCTTTATAGGCTCACGGTAAACGCCTGCCTCATGAAGCTGCGCGCCCAAAAGCGACACCGCGAACTCGAAGAAGAACACTTGGACTCCATTATAGAAGAGGCTCTTGGAAAAGGCGATTTAAAGAACGAAAATTTCGATCCGGAACTTTTGGAAAAAGGTTTGGCAGAACTTCCGGCAGAATCACGCAGTATGCTGTGGCTCAAGGATGCCGAAGACTTGGATGTAAAGGACCTCGCCGAAATCTACAAGATGCCCGAAGGAACCATTAAAGCAAGGCTTAGCCGCGCAAGACACTTTGTGAAGAACTATTTAAAGGAGCGTAAGAACCATGCCTAA
- a CDS encoding HD domain-containing protein produces the protein MDTSILDKAIVFAVKAHQGAERKGKGFPYIVHPMEAVSIAATMTNDQELLAAAALHDTVEDTAVTLKDVEREFGKRIAELVEAESDIEFEGKSRQESWRLRKEEAIERLSSATNEVKIVALADKLSNIRAIYRDYQAIGDKVWDLFCVKDKASHEWHFRGLARALASLKGTFAYDEFFDTVEKVFKK, from the coding sequence ATGGATACATCAATTCTCGACAAAGCGATTGTTTTTGCGGTCAAGGCGCACCAGGGTGCAGAACGCAAGGGGAAGGGTTTCCCGTATATAGTTCACCCGATGGAGGCTGTCTCGATTGCTGCCACCATGACGAACGACCAGGAACTTCTGGCCGCCGCGGCATTGCACGATACGGTAGAAGATACCGCTGTGACGCTCAAGGACGTAGAACGCGAATTCGGCAAGCGCATTGCGGAACTTGTCGAGGCGGAATCGGATATTGAATTTGAAGGCAAGAGCCGCCAAGAAAGCTGGCGCCTTCGTAAAGAAGAAGCGATTGAACGTTTGTCTTCGGCAACTAACGAAGTCAAGATTGTAGCGCTTGCAGACAAATTAAGCAATATTCGCGCCATCTACCGTGATTACCAGGCGATTGGCGACAAGGTATGGGACTTGTTCTGTGTCAAGGACAAGGCTTCGCACGAATGGCATTTCCGCGGGCTTGCCCGTGCACTCGCTAGCCTCAAGGGAACTTTCGCTTACGATGAATTCTTTGATACCGTCGAAAAGGTTTTCAAGAAGTAA
- a CDS encoding outer membrane beta-barrel protein produces MKTFSLSNRLAVILLASSFAVSSVFAQGDFEGSGEVPDPNCVGDGCGFVSADQAEQNEESANYSYDDNSSAANSSAEEPWPDSTEQASADSTENEVATANIDEEDEETPHYIEENAAEYRARKEGFSKGVQFGIRAAAGVSKSFGKHASDWNLGPEFGGGLMARLPLGRTFAVATELDFSYRLYSYESKSDYGKNEASINESLFEIPVMGQFIFDEDGFFIGLGVNLGLKMSGDSEFKQTIKFEGETSKDKRPNTVPTVGVEIGGLFDIGYVVNRWLVLDLRAVQNLTNLLDLDLIAESTLMHSKLYTMHITLGATLLL; encoded by the coding sequence ATGAAAACTTTTTCGTTGTCAAATCGTTTAGCAGTCATTCTCCTGGCCAGCTCCTTTGCTGTCTCCAGTGTCTTTGCACAGGGAGACTTTGAAGGCTCCGGTGAAGTGCCCGACCCGAACTGCGTAGGCGACGGCTGCGGTTTCGTATCCGCCGACCAGGCCGAACAAAACGAAGAAAGCGCCAATTACTCTTACGACGATAACAGCTCTGCCGCAAATAGTTCCGCCGAAGAACCCTGGCCCGATTCCACGGAACAGGCATCCGCCGACAGTACCGAAAACGAAGTGGCCACCGCCAACATCGATGAAGAAGACGAAGAAACTCCGCATTATATCGAAGAAAACGCCGCCGAATACCGCGCCCGCAAAGAAGGATTCTCGAAGGGCGTGCAATTCGGCATTCGCGCCGCCGCCGGCGTAAGCAAGAGCTTCGGCAAACACGCAAGCGACTGGAACCTGGGCCCCGAATTTGGCGGCGGCCTTATGGCAAGGCTCCCCTTGGGCAGAACTTTCGCCGTCGCAACCGAATTGGACTTCTCCTACCGCCTCTACAGCTACGAGAGCAAGTCCGACTACGGCAAGAACGAGGCAAGCATCAACGAATCCCTTTTTGAAATCCCGGTCATGGGCCAGTTCATCTTTGATGAAGACGGCTTCTTTATTGGTCTTGGCGTCAACCTCGGACTCAAGATGAGCGGAGACTCCGAATTCAAGCAGACCATCAAATTCGAAGGCGAGACATCCAAGGACAAGCGCCCCAACACCGTCCCTACCGTCGGTGTCGAAATCGGCGGGCTCTTCGATATCGGCTATGTCGTCAACCGCTGGCTGGTGCTGGACCTCCGCGCTGTACAGAACTTGACCAACCTGTTGGATCTGGATTTGATCGCCGAATCCACTCTAATGCATTCAAAACTTTACACAATGCACATTACTTTGGGCGCCACACTCCTGCTCTAA
- a CDS encoding P-II family nitrogen regulator — translation MSGFNHEVIFCIVNTGFSETVMEAAKDAGARGGTILNARGTANKEAESFFHIAIQPEKEIVMILVDAKIKDAVLHALYQKAGLDTMGQGIAFSLPVDNVVGLTPWKAEIKAAEVAAEKAAEKAEVAVEKAEKQ, via the coding sequence ATGAGCGGATTCAATCACGAAGTCATCTTTTGTATTGTGAATACCGGATTCTCTGAAACCGTGATGGAAGCGGCGAAGGATGCCGGTGCCCGTGGCGGTACGATTCTGAATGCCCGCGGTACGGCGAACAAGGAAGCCGAGTCGTTTTTCCATATCGCGATCCAGCCTGAAAAAGAAATCGTCATGATTCTGGTCGACGCCAAGATCAAGGATGCCGTTTTGCATGCTCTTTACCAGAAGGCGGGGCTTGACACCATGGGTCAGGGAATCGCATTTTCGCTCCCGGTCGACAACGTGGTAGGCCTTACCCCGTGGAAGGCCGAAATCAAGGCTGCCGAGGTTGCTGCCGAAAAAGCGGCTGAAAAAGCCGAAGTCGCTGTCGAAAAAGCCGAAAAACAATAA
- a CDS encoding fused MFS/spermidine synthase → MNILVYFLFALSGFAGLIYEGSWARYLKLFLGHSSYGQVLTLCIYMGGLAIGSFVAGKMVVHTKRPLLGYGIVELAIGIGGVAYHPLYNWLTGIFFDSEYTASLTSRGAEIAKVILATGSTLPIAIAVGMTFPFIAAGLMRKSGAEVSLPMLYFTNSLGSAIGILATSYLLIPEIGNHATLCVAASINFLLAAVFSFIGMTTSPVAPKDEDAAEFHDEDYVAEHKLPMPPKNTWFWIAAITGLTSFVYEIVWIRLLSLLLGSSSHSFDQMLSAFILGLALGSAVSGKLLKKDSLIVLSMAQIFMAFFALCTLYFHQPFWGMMNEANQIFNPTSDGYVCWSLFKYALSMLWMIPTSFFAGMTLPLITLILTRAFKSEAPIGKVYGWNTLGSIVGSAGGGLLLLPLLQLKGTLVTAALLDFAIGFLLLVIYRKRFRYSVMFYIMVCVMIMPAVFVKFDPSLITSGVFRSYKNMHPNEKIQVIDGKTATISFHESPVHYYVKTNGKADASMSKNREAPISSDELTQAATAFMPMAVKTEPYDAAMVGFGSGMGAHYLLADPLLKDFDCVEIEQAMMDLAKGFYPWNYRGYDDPRIHIFIDDATTFFHTNRRKYDMIISVPSNPWVSGVAGLFAHEFYAKMRRYMRPGALWVQWIQTYEFNDLMFLNILKALDTVFPYVSLYKSTDEPDIIMIASDEPVIQKGIGRFSTDTALVAEFNRIHRDPEFFGERNFLFTNKMLKSLLEGVKPNSLFIPMVDNKAEEARFVHSEAHIVQVFDSCEVCWQQYLDPEDYALRRPARVKAMLEEPKDEFKKTALLSYMRELEAAAAKDSYSRVLVKVDTVVHGDSVILDSVVSENPRLTELEASVGYQTFRENFVEWIRKVPIECRDSDEVYMKAMDLVSMNAFPRAFADEFGILEAARQGVYKQAALLIANFFDRYEMNDMGDIFLRNCIVLSLLAGEPELADAIYKNVIQKNEDFFAVEKRLIEREIQQLRRKLNTKK, encoded by the coding sequence ATGAATATCCTAGTCTATTTCCTGTTTGCCCTGTCCGGGTTCGCGGGCCTCATTTACGAAGGCTCGTGGGCGCGCTACCTTAAACTCTTCTTGGGGCATTCTAGCTACGGCCAGGTGCTCACGCTCTGCATTTACATGGGCGGCCTTGCTATAGGTAGCTTTGTGGCAGGCAAAATGGTGGTGCATACCAAACGCCCACTCTTGGGGTATGGTATTGTAGAACTAGCCATTGGTATTGGTGGGGTGGCTTACCACCCGCTGTACAACTGGTTGACAGGAATTTTCTTCGATTCTGAATATACGGCGTCCTTGACCAGCCGCGGGGCAGAAATTGCCAAAGTGATTCTTGCGACAGGTTCGACTCTCCCGATTGCGATTGCGGTGGGCATGACGTTCCCCTTCATTGCCGCGGGTCTTATGCGCAAGAGCGGTGCCGAAGTTTCGCTCCCGATGCTTTATTTTACGAATAGCCTAGGTTCTGCTATCGGCATCTTGGCAACCAGTTATTTGCTGATACCTGAAATCGGTAACCATGCTACTTTGTGTGTAGCGGCTTCGATTAACTTCTTGCTTGCGGCGGTGTTCAGCTTTATTGGCATGACGACTTCGCCTGTGGCTCCCAAAGATGAAGACGCTGCCGAATTTCATGATGAAGATTACGTGGCCGAACATAAGTTGCCCATGCCACCTAAGAACACTTGGTTCTGGATTGCGGCAATTACGGGCCTTACCTCGTTTGTCTATGAAATTGTCTGGATTCGCTTGCTGTCGCTGTTGCTTGGGTCCTCGAGCCATAGCTTTGACCAGATGCTTTCGGCCTTTATCTTGGGCCTTGCGCTGGGTTCTGCGGTGAGCGGCAAGCTCCTGAAAAAGGACAGCTTGATTGTGCTTTCGATGGCGCAGATCTTCATGGCGTTCTTCGCGCTTTGTACGCTGTATTTCCACCAGCCCTTCTGGGGCATGATGAACGAGGCGAACCAGATTTTCAATCCGACGTCTGACGGTTACGTTTGCTGGAGCCTGTTCAAGTATGCACTTTCGATGCTGTGGATGATTCCCACGAGTTTCTTTGCGGGGATGACGCTCCCGCTGATTACGTTGATTTTGACTCGTGCCTTCAAGAGCGAAGCCCCGATTGGCAAGGTCTACGGCTGGAATACACTCGGTTCCATTGTCGGTTCTGCAGGTGGTGGACTTTTGCTGTTGCCCCTGTTGCAACTCAAGGGCACTCTCGTGACAGCTGCACTGCTTGACTTTGCGATTGGTTTCTTATTGCTGGTGATTTACCGCAAGCGTTTCCGTTACAGCGTGATGTTCTATATCATGGTGTGCGTGATGATTATGCCGGCAGTCTTTGTGAAATTCGATCCGTCGCTCATTACTTCGGGCGTGTTCCGCAGCTACAAGAACATGCACCCCAACGAAAAGATTCAGGTAATCGACGGTAAGACTGCGACCATCAGCTTCCACGAATCGCCGGTGCATTACTATGTGAAGACGAACGGCAAGGCCGATGCGAGCATGAGCAAAAACCGCGAGGCTCCGATTTCGAGTGATGAACTTACGCAGGCTGCCACAGCCTTCATGCCGATGGCCGTGAAGACGGAACCCTACGACGCCGCGATGGTCGGCTTCGGTAGCGGCATGGGCGCTCACTACTTGCTTGCAGATCCCTTGCTCAAGGACTTTGACTGCGTTGAAATTGAGCAGGCCATGATGGATTTGGCGAAGGGCTTTTATCCGTGGAATTACCGCGGCTACGATGACCCGCGCATTCACATTTTCATTGACGATGCGACGACGTTCTTCCATACGAATCGCCGCAAGTACGATATGATTATCAGCGTGCCCTCTAACCCGTGGGTGAGCGGTGTGGCAGGGCTTTTTGCTCATGAATTCTATGCCAAGATGCGCCGTTACATGCGGCCGGGCGCCCTTTGGGTTCAGTGGATTCAGACTTATGAATTTAACGACCTGATGTTCCTGAACATTTTAAAAGCACTCGATACGGTGTTCCCGTACGTTAGTTTGTATAAGTCTACCGATGAACCGGACATCATCATGATAGCGAGCGATGAACCGGTGATACAGAAAGGCATCGGGCGATTCTCCACGGATACGGCGTTGGTGGCTGAGTTCAACCGCATTCACCGCGATCCGGAATTCTTCGGCGAAAGGAACTTCCTCTTCACGAACAAGATGCTTAAATCTCTGCTCGAGGGTGTGAAGCCGAACAGCCTGTTTATTCCGATGGTCGACAATAAGGCTGAAGAGGCCCGCTTCGTTCATTCTGAAGCGCACATTGTGCAGGTGTTTGATAGTTGCGAAGTCTGCTGGCAACAGTACCTTGACCCCGAAGACTATGCCTTGCGTCGCCCCGCTCGCGTGAAGGCGATGCTTGAAGAACCGAAGGATGAATTCAAGAAGACAGCCTTGCTTTCTTATATGCGAGAACTTGAAGCGGCTGCTGCTAAGGATTCTTATTCCCGCGTGCTTGTTAAAGTCGATACGGTTGTCCATGGCGACAGCGTTATCTTGGATAGTGTCGTGTCTGAAAATCCGCGCCTGACAGAACTGGAAGCTTCTGTGGGCTACCAGACGTTCCGCGAAAACTTTGTGGAATGGATTCGCAAGGTTCCGATTGAATGCCGCGATTCTGACGAGGTTTACATGAAGGCGATGGATCTTGTTTCCATGAATGCTTTCCCGCGGGCCTTCGCCGACGAATTCGGAATTCTCGAGGCTGCCCGTCAGGGTGTTTACAAGCAGGCTGCCCTTTTGATTGCGAACTTCTTTGACCGCTACGAGATGAACGACATGGGCGACATATTCCTGCGTAACTGCATCGTGCTTTCGCTCCTTGCGGGAGAACCGGAACTTGCCGATGCAATCTACAAGAATGTCATCCAGAAGAACGAAGACTTCTTCGCCGTCGAAAAGCGTCTCATCGAACGCGAAATCCAACAACTCAGAAGAAAACTCAACACCAAGAAATAA